The following proteins come from a genomic window of Ilumatobacter coccineus YM16-304:
- a CDS encoding L,D-transpeptidase family protein has protein sequence MRDDWNEGDGAVLTTAPPAPPADRPAPRFDKPVEQRRREFALGVGSIAILGAAAIGIVVTGGSDGSDESLLINDTPAAGAEAAADLDAASEIISATENNDEAFVEMIDVELAGITDPDPEGEEGTASRADGGCTIGALSLRLGASGDGVVCLQNALADAGFFDGTADGEFAQSTFDAVQAYQLAEDLFVDGVVGRESAVSLDIWPDEESLVTRTPAPEPGAVDLWGVELSPVASAGDDAPPLPENSGSGYRVVYDRAGQRVWAVDGEERIIRSWLVSGSTYTNERPGTHTVYSRSEVSTAWNGKAYLPLMIRYQKTERGNIGFHGIPTKVSTGEVYQTTEELGTRLSGGCQRQHNTDAQFLWGFAPVGTTVVVT, from the coding sequence ATGCGTGACGACTGGAACGAGGGAGACGGCGCCGTGCTCACCACCGCTCCGCCGGCTCCTCCCGCCGACCGCCCCGCCCCTCGATTCGACAAGCCGGTCGAACAACGCAGGCGCGAGTTCGCGCTCGGCGTCGGTTCGATCGCGATCCTCGGCGCCGCAGCGATCGGCATCGTCGTCACCGGTGGCAGCGACGGCTCCGACGAGTCACTGCTCATCAACGACACTCCCGCAGCCGGCGCCGAAGCCGCTGCCGACCTCGACGCTGCCTCCGAGATCATCTCCGCGACCGAGAACAACGACGAGGCGTTCGTCGAGATGATCGACGTCGAACTCGCCGGCATCACCGACCCCGATCCCGAAGGCGAGGAAGGTACCGCGTCGCGCGCCGACGGCGGTTGCACGATCGGAGCACTCTCGCTCCGCCTCGGAGCGTCGGGAGACGGCGTCGTCTGCTTGCAGAACGCCTTGGCCGACGCCGGCTTCTTCGACGGGACCGCCGACGGAGAGTTCGCGCAGTCGACCTTCGACGCCGTGCAGGCGTACCAACTCGCCGAAGACCTGTTCGTCGACGGCGTGGTCGGACGCGAGAGCGCCGTGTCGCTCGACATCTGGCCCGACGAAGAATCCCTCGTCACCCGCACCCCGGCGCCCGAACCCGGCGCCGTCGACTTGTGGGGTGTCGAACTCTCACCGGTCGCCTCGGCCGGCGACGACGCGCCGCCGCTTCCCGAGAACTCCGGCTCCGGATACCGCGTCGTGTACGACCGTGCCGGCCAGCGGGTGTGGGCCGTCGACGGCGAAGAGCGCATCATCCGATCGTGGCTCGTGTCGGGCAGCACCTACACCAACGAGCGGCCCGGCACGCACACCGTGTACAGCCGCAGCGAGGTCTCGACCGCCTGGAACGGCAAGGCCTACCTGCCGCTGATGATCCGGTACCAGAAGACCGAACGCGGCAACATCGGGTTCCACGGCATCCCCACGAAGGTGTCGACCGGCGAGGTGTACCAGACCACCGAGGAACTCGGCACTCGTCTGTCGGGTGGCTGCCAGCGTCAGCACAACACCGACGCACAGTTCCTCTGGGGCTTCGCCCCCGTCGGCACCACCGTCGTCGTCACCTGA
- a CDS encoding DUF2231 domain-containing protein, translating into MFAGLFDEFFGVPTHPFAVHAPIVLLPIAAVVAVVFALRSDWRERASWGMTAGVFALAAMLFVAKESGEAAQNAQNVFGNVDRHSELGEQTFVITLVWLVVTAGLFVRDRQIRSAPATSLSAGAVTPSKDPVALGLSILAAVIAIAATIWLIRTGHAGAESRWKLG; encoded by the coding sequence ATGTTCGCAGGTCTGTTCGACGAGTTCTTCGGGGTGCCGACGCATCCGTTCGCGGTGCACGCACCGATCGTGCTGCTTCCCATCGCAGCGGTGGTGGCGGTGGTGTTCGCACTCCGATCCGACTGGCGCGAGCGAGCGTCGTGGGGGATGACCGCCGGCGTGTTCGCGCTCGCAGCGATGTTGTTCGTCGCCAAGGAGTCGGGGGAGGCGGCGCAGAACGCGCAGAACGTGTTCGGCAACGTCGACCGCCACTCGGAGCTCGGCGAGCAGACGTTCGTGATCACGTTGGTCTGGCTGGTGGTGACCGCCGGCCTGTTCGTGCGCGATCGGCAGATTCGTTCGGCTCCTGCCACGTCGCTGTCGGCTGGCGCAGTGACACCGAGCAAGGACCCGGTGGCGCTCGGCCTCAGCATCCTCGCCGCAGTGATCGCCATCGCGGCGACGATCTGGCTCATCCGCACCGGTCATGCCGGCGCCGAAAGTCGCTGGAAGCTCGGCTGA